The window CGGTGGTCAGCTTAGCCGAGGTATAGGGCTGGCCGCCCACGGTTTCTTTACGGGCGGTGATAGTTAAATAACCGCCTGATACTGTGGCATTTGCCGACTGATAATACTCTTTCTCGTTATTAACATTGGGGTTACCATTGTCAATATTCCAGTTGGCGGTGTTAACGCTGGTGCCGTTAAATTCATCGCTCCATACAAGCGTTGCCGCCCTCGGTGTGGTAGTTTGGTTGGCTTCGGCAGCGGCGATGGTAGCAGGTGTCTGCCTGTTGGCATCTTTTTTACAGGAAATGGCTAAAGCAGCCAGGGCTACTATTGCGAAAGCGCCCTTTTTTAAGTTTAGAATTGATTTCATAAGATTGGTATTTGTGTTATAATTGATTGCGTGTTGTTGAGAAATAACTTGAGATATTAACCCTGTCATGCTGAGGTACGAAGCATCTATTCGCGAACTTTTCTACCGGTTGCACAGTTAGCAGATACTTCGTACCTACCCATGACATATCCAATTTTCCTGTCATTCTGAGGTACGAAGAATCTATTCTACGCCTTGCATGGCCACCGGAAAAGTTCGCGAATAGATCCTTCGTACCTCAGGATGACAGTCTTTTATTTTGTATGTCGTCCCCTTTAGAATTTCGCGAAATTTTACCACTCGGGGCGACAATCACTTTTTTTAACGATTTGACTTACTGGTTCACCCCAAAAGCTTCCCAGCCGGATATGGTTGTACGGTTACAGGTCATGGCTTGCGTGCCGTTTTCGCTGGATACATACTTGCTGTTGTTGCCCCGCAGCGATATTTTGCCATCGGCGTTAACTACCCAGTCAAATTTTTCCCAATCGCCAATGGTGGTTCGGTTACAGGTGATGGCTTGCGTACCGTTTTCTGACGACACGTATTTTCCCATGCCCTGCAAGGCTATTTTACCCGCACCGGCGTCAACCACGGTAAATTGCTCCCATGCCGATGCGGTTGGGCGGTTACAGTTCATGGCGGCTGTGCCGTTCTCGCTGCTTACATACTGGTTGTTAATGCCTTTCAGCGTAATAACCGAGCCTATCGGGGCACCGGATGATGACCCGCTTGATTGGGTACCATTCCATTTAAAAGTGGCCACTGCGCCTGCAGCCAATGAGTAGGTAAATGACTCGGCGCCCCATTTCACCTTAAAGCTTATTGCAGATGAGCCTGTATTAAGCGCGATAAGTACCTTGCTCCCGTCGGAGTTTTTAAAGGCCACATCCTGGATACTGCCCGATACATTTGATGAAATGCGAACTGCTCCGGGCCTTACAAAACGTGCCGCGTGGCCTATGATGTAATAACCCACGTTGCGGGTTATTGATGTTCCGCTTACTGTAATGGCGCCCAGGCAGGTGCTGCAGCCACCGGCTGTGTGCGGGTTATAATTAACATCGGCTGCCAGGTTCCATTCCAAAACGTTGCGGCTCCAGTTGCGGGTAGCGCCAATAACCAGGTTATTAACGTGCCATGACAGGTCGCCACCAAAATTGCTTGGCGCACCAACCCATTGCTCGGTGAAGTACACATTTTTGTTAGGGTATGCATTATGCACATCGGTTAAAGAAGCAATTGACCCCGCATATAAGTGAAACGCTGATCCATCAACATAAGGGTTTGCGCCGCCATCGGCCAAAACAGCCTCCGGATAGTCAATCCTATCGGTATTATGGTCGTAAGCGATGATCTTGGTAGCAAAACCGGCCGCCCTGATCTGCGGGCCAAGATTGTTTTTGATAAAAGCAGCTTCCTCGCTGGCCTGCATCACCATGCTTGGGTTATTGTATGGGTTAAGCGGTTCGTTTTGCGGGGTAATGGCATCAATAGTAATACCCTGTGCCTGCATGGCCTGCAGGTATTTTACAAAATAACGGGCATAAGCATCATAATACGCTGTGTTTAAGCTTCCGCCGGTGTAGCCGTTGTTGCCGGTAGTGTTAACCTTCATCCAGGTTGGGGCCGTCCAGGGGGTGGCTATAATTTTGATGGATGGATTGATGGCGATGATCTTTTTCAGGATCGGCAGCATATCGGTATTTTCCTGGCTGATGCTGAAACTGTTCATGTTTACATCGCCTGCCACCTGGTCGTAAGTAAAATCGCTCGAGCTAAGGTCAGATGCACCAATGCTGATACGTAAATAACTGATGCCTATCTGGCCGTTTGCCGTACCAAAAAGCTCGCTTAATACGGCAGCCTGGTTGCCGCCCAGCCCGTTCAATAAACTGGCACTGCCGCCGGTTAGGGTAAAACCAAAGCCATCTATACCCTGATAGGTGGTATTTTCGTCGACAGTTACGGTGGTGGCGTTGGTGCCTGCATCGGCAGCAAAATTGAAGCTGGCCTGTGCCTGTAACAGTTTTGATTGATCGGCCGTGGTTACCCAGGCGTTTACAACTTCGTTGGCTGCCCGGGCTACCGTGCTGCTGGTTTGTTGAGCTTTGGCTTCGCCGGTATTGGCATCCTTTTTACAGGAAAACAGCAAGGTCGCGGGTATCAGGGTGAGGGCTGCAAGCCGCTTTAAATAGTAGTTAATGTTCATAAAATTTATTATTTGGTTTAATTGATTGCACAAAAAATCCAGGGCAAAAGGCCTGTTACGCATTGCTAAATCGCTTTACCAACTTAACTAATGTTTAAAACACCCTCAATTGAACGCAGGCAAAACAGCATCGTTCAAAATAGTTTTTCAGGAATACAGGCTTATGTATGGCTTATTATTACAAATCAAAAATAGGCTATTTAAAATGTAATAAACAAATAAAATTTACATAAATAACTGATATATAGTACATTATGAAATTTTGATACGGTTGTATCACATGAGCAATAAATTAAAAATATAGGTTTAAGCGCCGGGTTAAAGGATTTTCAAAACATAAAAAATAATTATGATACGCTTGCGTCACAGTTAATTTTAACAGAGATATTTTTATAACCTAAGGGGGTAAATTGAGTAATTAGATGTAAGGGGGAGGGATAAATCCGGGGGCAAAGAGGGACGACTGCCGCGAGATTTTACGAACTGCCGCGAGGTTCCAACTCGCTGCTAAACATGGTTTCAGCTTTCAACTGAACTGAAGCCAAAGGCTTCAATCAGTTTTACCCACGAGTTACGCTGCGCTAACCTCTCGGGAGATAATGCGGCATTTTTTATACCTATATTTATACAATATAAGCTTTGTAAATGGAAGTGCTAAATGGAGATCTTAAAAAAATATAAACTTGTTTTTGAATACTCAGCCCCTCCAACTGGAATTATCGCAATTCGCTCAATAAATCCTTTGCTATCTCATTATATACAAAGCGCTCAAACCGCATTAGAGGCGGGGATGCTTTACAGGTCTGTAAACGATTTTGTCGAGAAAGAAAGCCCGAAAGAATTGAGGTTGCCAATAAAAGGAGATGTGTTGGTTTACCTGGAGGCGACCGAAACTTATTTCGGTGAAGATTTTAAGGACAACACCTATGAGGAAAGTCGGGTTAAAGCCTCCTTTAGCTTACCAACAAATGATTTTCTTTTGATAGTCCAGGCATGGCTCCAGTTTCTGGTAGCAAATAAAACCCGCAAAGTTGAAGTTACAAACGGACAGGGGATTATAGAGATCATTACCGACGGCTTTTTGAATGCATTGGTTATTGAAGAGGCTGTGGCCGTAAACTGGCCCGATTGCCGGGGAAGTATCGGCGAATATTATTCAGTATCTGACAATGATTACCAAAAGCAATTGGAATTAACTGTCGGGTTAGATCATTCATTGGCACATGGATCTGACAACGAAATCCTTGAAGAGATAATTAAATTTTTGGATTTGTTTGACAATGGCAATTACGACGTTGCTATCTCGAGGCTTGACAAAAAGAACTGCTCTTTCTATAGCGATAGTTCAATGGTCTATTCCGATTCTGTTCCTGAAGAATATCGGTTTGCCTGTAATTACTATGATTATGGAAGTGGGGATATTTACCTTTTTACCCGACGCCGTAACCGTATAGATCAAAACAGGGTAGATCATTACGTGAATCTAATAAATGAGGGTGCCCGTCCAAAAGCAATTATTTATTATCACTACTATTATGATGATTCAAGCGCAAGCCCGAATTACGTTTTAGACGGACATCACAAAATATTGGCTTATCAGCAGTTGGATATGGATATTCCCGCTGTGATAATTTGCAAACGGGATATGCTCGGCGAGCATAAAGCTAATATTCTTCCCTACGTTGTAGATGTATTAAAACTTAATGAGCTTAGGCACGCTATATTGGAAAATGAAAATGTAACAGACATTGATGCTTACAGGAATGAAAGAGTGAGCAAGGCACTTGATGACATTTTGTTAAATTACAAAGGTATAGGCATTGAGTTGCTTCAACTGTTTTATAATGCCTGGCATTCACCCGTTTCCGGGCACCGGGAATGGGCTGCCGAAAAGCTATCAGTACTTCAACACAACATAAACAAGGGCAAGGGGCAAACACTTTATCGTAAAACATTTATTAGTGAAACTTCCTACCCGGCTTGGGTAAATACATATATTGAAAATGATTTGGATTTTGAAGTGTGGAAAAAGATTCTTCTAAATGGGGAGGAAGCCTCGGTTGATTGGTTTACAATACAAAAAACAACTGCCGAAAAATATAACCCTTCATACCGCAATACCCCAAACCCTCCGATAACAAGGAATTTGGATTTTACATCAGCACAACCTACTTCTGATGAAAGCCTGAGTAAAACCTGGCCTTATATTAAAACAGCATTGCTGGTGATTCGATTGTTGACAAGGTTAAAGTAATTGTGTTATTCCGAGGTAGAGGAGGTTTCATATTTGAGATAAAAACAGAAAAGACTTGTGCTTTAACAGCCAAAGGCTTCAATCAGTTTTACCCACGAGTTACGCTGCGCTAACCTCGCGGGAGATTCAAGAATTAGCCATTTTTTGTCTTAACTCTTGATTCTAACTTCTTGATTCTATTCAGTTACCAGCTCCATCACCTTTAAAATGGCATCCACATACTCGCGGTTGTTAGCCAGGCGGGGTACCTTGTGCTGCCCGCCCAATTTGCCTTTTTCTTTCATCCAGTTAAAAAAAGTGCCTTCGGGGGCGCGGCGTACTATGGGGCGGCGCAGGGCCAGGTCTTTAAAGCGTTTGGCATCGTAATCGGAGTTGATGCGGCGCAGGGTTTCATCAAGAATATCCACAAAACGTTCAAACTCGTTGGGCTTTTGTTCAAACTCAATTATCCACTCGTGGGCGCCACAATCTTTACCATTAAAATAAACAGGCGCGGCAGTATACTCACAAATTACGGCACCGGTTTGCTGGCATGCCTCTTCCAGGGCTTGCTCGGCATTGTCAATAATCACTTCCTCGCCAAAGGCATTAATAAAATGTTTGGTACGGCCGGTTACCCGGATGCGGAAAGGCGTTAATGAGGTAAATTTAATAGTATCGCCTATCATATACCGCCAAAGCCCTGCATTGGTGCTAATGATGAGCGCGTAATTTTTATCCAACTCCACCTCGTCCAGCGTAAGGGTATGCGGGTTTTCATCGTGCAGGTTTTCCAGCGGTAAAAACTCGTAAAAAATGCCATAGTCCAGCATCAGCAGCATGTCGCCCGGTTCGCGGGTATCCTGGATGCCGAAGAAGCCTTCGGATGCATTATAATTCTCCAGGTAATACATGTCATCGCTGGGAATTAACGCTTTAAATTGATCGCGATAGGGGCCAAAGTTAACCGCGCCGTGAAAATACATCTCCAGGTTGGGCCAAACTTCCAGCATGTTTTTTTTGCCGGTTATTTCCAATATCCGTTTAAACAGCACCAAATTCCAGGTGGGTACGCCGCCAATGCTGGTTACGTTTACATCCCTGGTGGCCTGGGCTATTTTTTCTAATTTCTCTTCAAAGTTATCCAGCAGGGCAATTTCCAGTTGCGGCGTACGGTGAAGCTCGGCCCAAAGGGGCAGGTTTTTCATGATTACGGCCGATAGGTCGCCAAATGAAGCATCCGGGTTTATGGTGCTCACCTGGTGGCTGCCGCCAAGGGTAAGTACTTTGCCAGTAAACATGCGGGCATTGGGCTGGTTATTAAAATAAATGGTAAGTACATCTTTGCCGCCCTTAAAGTGGCATTCTTCCAGCGCCTCCTCGCTTACGGGGATAAACTTGCTCCTGTCATTAGTTGTTCCCGATGATTTGGCAAACCAACGGATCTCTGAAGGCCACAACACATTTTTTTCGCCTTTGAGCATCCGCTCTATATAGGGCTTCAGCGTATCGTAATTTTGGATGGGCACCCGCTCCTTAAACTGGGTAAGGTTTTCGATGCTTTTATATTGATACCTACGGCCCCACTCGGTACTCTCGGCCATGGATATCAGCTGCTCAAACCATTCCTCCTGTACTTCGTTGGGATATTTCATAAAAAGCTCAATCTGATGAATGCGCTTTTTCATGAACCATGTAAATACGGAGTTAAATATTGTCATACAGCTGGTTTATTATTGGGGGAATACTTTTCTCTTCAGAACAAAGTTAGCACCTAAATATACTTTACGCACCATCTCATTTTCGGCCAATACCTCGGGCACGCCCGACTCTAATATTTTACCTTCAAAAAGCAGGTAAGCGCGGTCGGTTATTGACAGTGTTTCCTGTACGTTGTGGTCGGTAATCAGGATACCTATGTTGCGGTGCCTAAGCTTTGCTACCATCGCCTGTATCTCCTCAACCGCAATAGGGTCAACCCCGGCAAAAGGCTCATCCAGCAAAATAAAGTTAGGCTCGGCTGCCAGGGCGCGGGCAATTTCGGTACGGCGGCGCTCGCCGCCTGATAGCAGGTCGCCCCGGTTTTTGCGCACTTTATGCAGGCTAAATTCGTCAATCAGTTCTTCCAGCTTGTCTTTTTGCCGGTCTTTAGGCATGCCACCCATCTCCAGCACCGCTTTAATATTATCCTCAACAGATAGCTTGCGAAACACCGAAGCCTCCTGTGCAAGGTACCCAATACCCTTTTGCGCCCTGCGGTACATGGGGTCCTGGGTTATATCTTTATCATCCAGAAAAATAGTGCCTTCGTTAGGTTTTATCAAACCAACTATCATATAAAACGATGTAGTTTTTCCGGCACCATTCGGCCCCAGCAAACCCACAATTTCGCCCTGCGCCACATCAAACGATACATCGTTAACAACAGTGCGCTGTTTGTACTTTTTTACTAAATTTTCTGCTCGTAGTATCATTTAAGTCTTGAGTTCTAAGTACTGAGTTCTGAGTCATTGCCGATTGTACAGATAAGTCGTAAGTGTATTTACTTCTGACTTAAGACTATCGGCTTAAGACTTAAACCTTATCCCCTTTATATTCAACTGTATGTTTCTTCGTTCGCGCCAAATGTTTTCTTCAATGCTGTAGCAAATATCAAAGGGCACGCCTGGCTTTAATTGCGGCAGGTATTCGCCGTGGTTAAAGGCAATACAATCAAAGGCTGCCGTACCTTCCTGCATTACAGCCATTTTTATATGTGCCTGCCCCACCAGGCCTGCATTACCGCTAACATACACATTTTTACTTATGAAAACCGGCGCCATATTTTCGGGCCCGAAGGGCGCAAACTGGTTCAATATCCTGAAAAATTTCGGTTCTATCTGGCTTAAACGTAATTCGGCGTCAATTTGTATCTGTTGTATTAATTGTTCGGGCAATATGGTTGCGCTCACCACTTCTTCAAACCTGTCTTTAAAAGCCTCCACGTTTTCGGGCAGCATGGTTAACCCTGCGGCGTACTTGTGCCCACCAAACTGGATGAGCAGATCTTTGCATTCGCAAAGTGCCTCGTAAAGATCAAAACCCAGCACGGAGCGCGCCGAACCTGCTACATGCCCGTTTGATTGGGTAAGCACAATAGTAGGCCGGTAATACTTTTCGGTAAGGCGCGATGCCACAATACCAATAACGCCTTTGTGCCAATCCTTGTTAAATACCACGGTAGATTTTTTGCCTATCAGCACCTCGTCACTGTCTATTATCTCCAGGGCTTCGTCGGTAATATTTAAATCGTGGCCTTTTCGCTCCTGGTTACGGGAGTTTATCATCATGCCTTTTTCCCTGGCGGCTTTTTCATCACAAGCTATCAGTAATTCAACCGCATGTTTGGCATCATCAATACGGCCGGCAGCGTTAATACGGGGGCCTATCAGGAACACCACCTCAGATATGGTTAGGTTTCCCGGAGTTTTGCCTGCAACCTCAATCAGCGTTTTTACACCAACACACGGGTTGGTATTTATTTTTTGCAGACCAAAGTGTGCCAGCACCCGGTTTTCGCCAGTAATATGTACAATATCGCACGATATGCTGATACAGGCCAGGTCGATATATTCAAGCACGGCTTCAAACCGGATGCCGTTTTTTTCGGCATACGCCTGTATCAGCTTAAAGCCTATACCGCAGCCCGATAATTCTTTATAGGGATATTCGCAATCAGCCCGTTTGGGGTCGAGCACCGCCACAGCTGCGGGTAACTGCGCGCCGGGCAAGTGGTGGTCGCAAATAATAAAATCTATCCCCAGGGTGTTGGCATAGTCAATTTTATCCACCGATTTAATACCGCAATCAAGTGCTATAATAAGGCTAAAACCATTTTGGGCCGCATAATCAATCCCCTGGGTTGATATACCATAACCTTCTTTATACCTATCCGGAATATAGTATTCCATGTTTTTATACTGCTTACTAAAAAAGCTGTAAACAGTGGCAACAGCGGTGGTGCCATCAACATCGTAATCGCCATAAACCAGTATCTTTTCGCCGGCGGCAATGGCGATTTCAATGCGTATAACCGCTTCCTCCATATCCTTCATCAAAAAAGGATCATGCAGGTGCCGCTGATCGGGCCTGAAAAAATACCGGGCGCCTTCAAAATCGTTTACCCCCCTGTGTACCAGCAGGCTGCTTAAAACGGCATCAATATTCAGTTCGGCAGATAATTTGCGTACCAAATCCTCATCGGCATTATCCCTTATCGCCCAACGTTTATTCATATCTTTGCAGCTTTTATAACAGTAAATATAATTTTTGGCACTTTAAACGGCCAAAGTTACATTCAAAATCTGACACATCGCAGCTATGGAAATTTTCGCGTTAGGAGAAGGCTCATATTCAGTTGATTCGACTAAAAAATTTATCCCCTTTAACCCCGAAATCGACAATTTCAGGGATCGTCCGGGTTCATTGTTCATCCATGTAAACCCATTCCTGATAAAAACTACTCATCACCTTATTGTGCTTGATACCGGCCTTGGTTTTAAAGACACCCGCGATGAATTGTTGCTGCACCAAAATATCCGTAACGCGGGGTTCGATCCGGATGATGTAACACTGGTGTTGATGTCGCACCTGCATTATGACCATTCGGGTGGCCTGGTGGTTGAGCGTAACGGCAAGCTGGAACCCAGTTTTCCGCAGGCAAGGCACGTGATACAAAAAGGAGAATGGGAGTTTGGCATTACCGGCAAATCATCATCATACCATAAAGAGATTTTTGAAGCGCTTGACGGCACCGTAGATATAACGTTTGTAGAGGGTAGTGGCGAACTGATTCCAGGCATCCGTTATGAGCTATCAGGAGGGCATTGCCCCAATCACCAGGTATTCTGGATAGATATGGAAGGCTCGAAAGCGCTGTTTGGCGGCGACGAGCTACCGGAACCGGAGCAACTGATACGAAAATTTATAGCTAAATATGATATGGATGGGCGCAAAGCGATGGAACTGCGCCAGGAATATGGAAAATTGGCATCCGAAGAAGGGTGGACCTGCTTGTTTTATCATGCCAAAACAATTGCTATTGGCAATGTAAGCAGCGATGACGGCGGCGAACACTTTAAAGTAATGCCTGCTTAGTCTTGTGGCTGAACTTCAAAAAGCTCTTTAATTTTTTCGACGTTTAATGGTTTGCTGATAAAATCTTTTACCAGCGGGTATGAGCGTGCTTTGTTGATATCGTTGCTGAATACTGATGATGAAATAATAAAGATTTTGCTTTTGCCCAGCGGATCGAGGTTTAAACGTTTGTATTCATCTAAAAACTCCCAGCCATTCATAATAGGCATATTAATATCCAGCAAAATATAATCGGGAAGTTTGGCGGGGTCTTTTCGCTGAATTTCAGATAACTGATCAATAGCAAATTTACCGTTTAAACAGGCCATAATCTCGGTATTTAATAAAGCCTTCTTTATTAATTTTATAGAGATAAAATTATTGATCTCATCGTCATCAACCAATAATACGCTCACGGATTTAGTGTTAATTGTCATAATTTGCTTAAATCGATACGCTTTATACGCAACGTTAAATTAAAAGGTTATCCCCAGAAAACGGTATTTTTACAAAATATTTCATGCCTCCACAATATCCCGGCAATAATGACGATTTTTTTATAAACAAGGCTTCATAGCGGAGATAAATAATTGATTCAGAGGGCAAAATTACAACAACCCGCTCCCGGGCAGTATGCGACATGGCCCAGAATGGCCTCAAAGAGCCTTAAACGTTGGTATTTTAAAGCAGCAAAGGTACCTTATATTGAGTAATAAAT is drawn from Mucilaginibacter ginsenosidivorax and contains these coding sequences:
- a CDS encoding glycoside hydrolase family 30 beta sandwich domain-containing protein yields the protein MNINYYLKRLAALTLIPATLLFSCKKDANTGEAKAQQTSSTVARAANEVVNAWVTTADQSKLLQAQASFNFAADAGTNATTVTVDENTTYQGIDGFGFTLTGGSASLLNGLGGNQAAVLSELFGTANGQIGISYLRISIGASDLSSSDFTYDQVAGDVNMNSFSISQENTDMLPILKKIIAINPSIKIIATPWTAPTWMKVNTTGNNGYTGGSLNTAYYDAYARYFVKYLQAMQAQGITIDAITPQNEPLNPYNNPSMVMQASEEAAFIKNNLGPQIRAAGFATKIIAYDHNTDRIDYPEAVLADGGANPYVDGSAFHLYAGSIASLTDVHNAYPNKNVYFTEQWVGAPSNFGGDLSWHVNNLVIGATRNWSRNVLEWNLAADVNYNPHTAGGCSTCLGAITVSGTSITRNVGYYIIGHAARFVRPGAVRISSNVSGSIQDVAFKNSDGSKVLIALNTGSSAISFKVKWGAESFTYSLAAGAVATFKWNGTQSSGSSSGAPIGSVITLKGINNQYVSSENGTAAMNCNRPTASAWEQFTVVDAGAGKIALQGMGKYVSSENGTQAITCNRTTIGDWEKFDWVVNADGKISLRGNNSKYVSSENGTQAMTCNRTTISGWEAFGVNQ
- a CDS encoding GH3 auxin-responsive promoter family protein translates to MTIFNSVFTWFMKKRIHQIELFMKYPNEVQEEWFEQLISMAESTEWGRRYQYKSIENLTQFKERVPIQNYDTLKPYIERMLKGEKNVLWPSEIRWFAKSSGTTNDRSKFIPVSEEALEECHFKGGKDVLTIYFNNQPNARMFTGKVLTLGGSHQVSTINPDASFGDLSAVIMKNLPLWAELHRTPQLEIALLDNFEEKLEKIAQATRDVNVTSIGGVPTWNLVLFKRILEITGKKNMLEVWPNLEMYFHGAVNFGPYRDQFKALIPSDDMYYLENYNASEGFFGIQDTREPGDMLLMLDYGIFYEFLPLENLHDENPHTLTLDEVELDKNYALIISTNAGLWRYMIGDTIKFTSLTPFRIRVTGRTKHFINAFGEEVIIDNAEQALEEACQQTGAVICEYTAAPVYFNGKDCGAHEWIIEFEQKPNEFERFVDILDETLRRINSDYDAKRFKDLALRRPIVRRAPEGTFFNWMKEKGKLGGQHKVPRLANNREYVDAILKVMELVTE
- the lptB gene encoding LPS export ABC transporter ATP-binding protein, whose product is MILRAENLVKKYKQRTVVNDVSFDVAQGEIVGLLGPNGAGKTTSFYMIVGLIKPNEGTIFLDDKDITQDPMYRRAQKGIGYLAQEASVFRKLSVEDNIKAVLEMGGMPKDRQKDKLEELIDEFSLHKVRKNRGDLLSGGERRRTEIARALAAEPNFILLDEPFAGVDPIAVEEIQAMVAKLRHRNIGILITDHNVQETLSITDRAYLLFEGKILESGVPEVLAENEMVRKVYLGANFVLKRKVFPQ
- the recJ gene encoding single-stranded-DNA-specific exonuclease RecJ — translated: MNKRWAIRDNADEDLVRKLSAELNIDAVLSSLLVHRGVNDFEGARYFFRPDQRHLHDPFLMKDMEEAVIRIEIAIAAGEKILVYGDYDVDGTTAVATVYSFFSKQYKNMEYYIPDRYKEGYGISTQGIDYAAQNGFSLIIALDCGIKSVDKIDYANTLGIDFIICDHHLPGAQLPAAVAVLDPKRADCEYPYKELSGCGIGFKLIQAYAEKNGIRFEAVLEYIDLACISISCDIVHITGENRVLAHFGLQKINTNPCVGVKTLIEVAGKTPGNLTISEVVFLIGPRINAAGRIDDAKHAVELLIACDEKAAREKGMMINSRNQERKGHDLNITDEALEIIDSDEVLIGKKSTVVFNKDWHKGVIGIVASRLTEKYYRPTIVLTQSNGHVAGSARSVLGFDLYEALCECKDLLIQFGGHKYAAGLTMLPENVEAFKDRFEEVVSATILPEQLIQQIQIDAELRLSQIEPKFFRILNQFAPFGPENMAPVFISKNVYVSGNAGLVGQAHIKMAVMQEGTAAFDCIAFNHGEYLPQLKPGVPFDICYSIEENIWRERRNIQLNIKGIRFKS
- a CDS encoding MBL fold metallo-hydrolase; the encoded protein is MEIFALGEGSYSVDSTKKFIPFNPEIDNFRDRPGSLFIHVNPFLIKTTHHLIVLDTGLGFKDTRDELLLHQNIRNAGFDPDDVTLVLMSHLHYDHSGGLVVERNGKLEPSFPQARHVIQKGEWEFGITGKSSSYHKEIFEALDGTVDITFVEGSGELIPGIRYELSGGHCPNHQVFWIDMEGSKALFGGDELPEPEQLIRKFIAKYDMDGRKAMELRQEYGKLASEEGWTCLFYHAKTIAIGNVSSDDGGEHFKVMPA
- a CDS encoding response regulator — protein: MTINTKSVSVLLVDDDEINNFISIKLIKKALLNTEIMACLNGKFAIDQLSEIQRKDPAKLPDYILLDINMPIMNGWEFLDEYKRLNLDPLGKSKIFIISSSVFSNDINKARSYPLVKDFISKPLNVEKIKELFEVQPQD